One Ranitomeya variabilis isolate aRanVar5 chromosome 5, aRanVar5.hap1, whole genome shotgun sequence DNA window includes the following coding sequences:
- the DNAJB9 gene encoding dnaJ homolog subfamily B member 9 has protein sequence MASAQSVLTFAVCILLISEVILANKTYYDILGVTKNASERQIKKAFHKLAMKYHPDKNKSPDAEAKFREIAEAYEILSDENKRKEYDRFGHDAFTSGGRGGNEKNFHQHFNFDDLFKDFEFFGESQNRRSKRQFDNAHFRNQQDPSHRHRRHFDDFGFGGSLFNDMFEDMEKMFTFNSFGNSQRQNVRTDGRFQGSSKHCRTVTQRRGNMVTTYTDCSGQ, from the exons ATGGCTTCAGCTCAGTCTGTGCTCACATTTGCAGTTTGTATATTATTAATATCTGAAGTCATAttggcaaacaagacttattaTGACATCTTGGGGGTTACAAAAAATGCCTCAGAGCGACAGATCAAAAAGGCCTTCCACAAACTTGCCATGAAGTATCATCCTGATAAAAATAAGAGTCCTGATGCTGAAGCAAAGTTTAGAGAAATAGCTGAAG cgtATGAGATTCTGTCTGATGAAAATAAGCGCAAGGAATATGACCGATTTGGCCATGACGCTTTCACCTCTGGAGGAAGAGGGGGCAATGAAAAGAACTTCCACCAACATTTTAATTTTGATGATCTGTTCAAAGACTTTGAATTTTTTGGGGAGAGCCAAAACCGTAGATCAAAGAGACAATTTGACAATGCCCATTTTAGAAATCAGCAAGATCCTTCCCATAGGCACAGACGCCATTTCGATGACTTTGGTTTTGGGGGCAGTTTATTTAATGACATGTTTGAAGATATGGAGAAGATGTTTACATTTAATAGTTTCGGTAACTCACAGCGGCAGAATGTCAGAACAGACGGCAGATTCCAGGGATCGAGCAAGCACTGCAGAACTGTCACTCAGCGACGAGGAAACATGGTGACAACATACACAGATTGTTCAGGGCAGTGA